The following proteins come from a genomic window of Gossypium raimondii isolate GPD5lz chromosome 5, ASM2569854v1, whole genome shotgun sequence:
- the LOC105765767 gene encoding uncharacterized protein LOC105765767: MSGAQGALPKESKTATIYESVQGGENKSKTELRSKEDEGGIQVDRLEDKVKDPTGEGGPIFGSPSPNNDDNQDLGVTGTA; encoded by the coding sequence ATGTCAGGGGCACAAGGAGCATTGCCCAAGGAGTCGAAGACGGCAACGATATATGAATCAGTACAAGGAGGAGAGAATAAGAGCAAAACGGAGCTGAGGTCCAAGGAGGATGAGGGTGGCATTCAGGTTGATAGGCTGGAGGACAAGGTGAAAGATCCTACTGGCGAAGGTGGCCCTATCTTTGGCTCTCCCTCTCCCAACAACGATGACAACCAAGACTTGGGCGTTACTGGCACAGCCTAG